AAGAAACTTGTGGACTATCTTATAAATAAGGCAAGGTCTTTTGTATATACAACAAGCCTTCCTCCGTCTGTATGCGCAGCGGGCATAGCTGCGTTGGATATAATGGAAAACGAACCGCAACTCCGGCGGGGATTGTGGGACAGGGTTGTCTATTTCAGGACTGAGCTTAAACAAGCCGGCCTTGATACCTTGGAGAGCGAAACACAGATAATACCCATACTTGTTGGAGAGGCTGAAAAGGCAGTAAGGATAAGCAGAGACCTTCTTGGCAAAGGCATATTTCTCCAGGCCATAAGACCTCCGACAGTGCCGGAAGGCACAAGCAGATTAAGGGTTACATTGATGGCAAATCATTCATGGGATGATTTAAAATACGCCGTAGAAACAATTAAGGATGTGGCAAAAGATGCCTGTAAGTAGTAAAAACTGCTCACCCTTCACTGCTCACTCTTCACTGCTTTTCATCCACGGCTGGGCAACAGATTCGAGGATATGGCAGCATCAGGTAAAAGAATTTTCAAAGGATTATGAGGTTATTGCTGTTGAGTTGCCCGGGCATAGTGAGAAAGATGTATGGTCTGAATCAACATTGAGGCCTGCTGTTGAGAAGGTTTTACTGTCCACTGTTCACTGTCCGCTGTCCACTGGCTTTATCGGCATTGGCTGGTCGCTTGGCGGCCAAGCGCTTTTGGAAGCAGCGCTCAACTCGCCCGATTTATTCAAAGGCATTATCCTTGTTGCAACCTCGCCATGCTTTGTGGAAAAAAAAGATTTTCAATGGGGGCAGCCTCAAGTCGTTGCAAGGAGGATGCTAAAGGATTTAAAAAAGGACTTTACAAAAATAATGGAAAGGTTTTATCCATTGAATTTTACAGAAGAAGAGATTGCAACAGATAATGCCAAATGGTTCCTTAGCTATTATAAGGAGAAATCATCTGCTGTGTTTCATCATGATAGCGTTGCTAAAGGCCTTGAAGCGCTTTTTTCATTTGACATTCGGAAAAGTCTTAATAGCATCAAGGTTCCTGTGCTTATTATTCAAGGAAGCGAAGACAACGTCTGTCCTTCCGGCGCATCAACATACCTTGCAAAGAATATCAGTAATGCAAAGATTGAAATCATAAGCGCAGGCCATGTTCCTTTTCTAACAAGGCGCAAGGAATTTAATAAAATTGTCAGGGGCTTTATAGAAACATTATGATAACAACAGAAATTGATAAACATAAAATAAGGTTGTCTTTTTCCAAAGCTGCGCTTTGCTACGACATATTTGCATCGTTTCAAAAACAAGCGGCAAGAGAACTGGTGAATAAGCTGTCAGCCATCAGCTGTCAGCCATCAGCTATGAACATTCTTGACATTGGCTGCGGCACAGGTTTTCTCACTTATAGCTTGGCAAAGATGCTTCCCAAAGCAAATATCTTTGGATGCGATATTGCGTATCCTATGTTAAAGATGACAAATGCAAAACACAAGGGCAAGAAGATACATCTTCTTACTGCCGATGGGGAAATATTGCCTTGCAAAAATGAAGCCTTTGATATGGTTGCATCCAATCTCACCTATCAATGGCTTCCTGATTTATACACAGCATTTTTAGAGGCGCACAGGGTTTTGAGGCCGGGCGGCATATTCATATTTTCTACCCTTGGACCAGAGACATTGAAGGAATTAAGGTATTGTTATGCTGAGGCATCGGCCAAATTTAACAAAGACGGCCTGCCGCCTTTTATTGGTTTTTTAGATAAACAAATGCTACAGTCAGCCCTTGAGAATACAGGCTTTAAAAATATATCTATTAAAAAGGCAAATATCATTAAAGCCTATCCCGACATGTTGGCGCTATTAAGAGCCATGAAATCTATCGGCGCAGGAAATCCATTTAAGGAAGGCGACAAAAGCCTTGCCAGAGGCTCTTTATTAAAGCAGATGGCAGAGGTGTATGAGAAAGAGTTCAGTGGTCAGGGGTCAGGGGTCGGCATCTATGCTACTTATGAGGTCATGTTTGTTTACGGGGAAAAATGAGAAATAAAGTTTTGATCATCATTCCAGCCTATAATGAGGCTGAAAGTATTGAGGGTGTAATATCGGCGGTTAAGAAAGAACTGCCGGATGCCGGCATTGTTGTCATAAATGACGGCTCAATGGATACTACCAGTTATATAGCCAAGGGACTTGGTGTGACAGTCGTAGACCTGCCCTACAATATGGGGATAGGCGCTGCTATGCAGACAGGCTACAGATATGCCGCATTGAACGACTATGATATTGCAGTTCAGGTGGATGGGGATGGCCAGCATCCACCTGACCAGATAACATATCTGATCCGTCTTATTAGTGAGGGAAAGGCCGATATGGTTATAGGCTCAAGGTTTCTTGAAAAGTGGGAATATCATCCATCGTTTGCAAGAAATATTGGTATAAAGATTTTTTCAACAGTAATATCCCTTATAACAGGCCAGCGGATAACAGACACCACTTCAGGTTTCAGGGCCGTCAACAAAGGGGCAATAGAGTTCTTTACACTAAATTATCCTGATGACTATCCGGAGGTAGAGGCCATTGCATTGCTTTATAAGGCAGGATTTAGCATAACGGAAACATCTGTGAGGATGAAGGAAAGGACAGGTGGAAAATCCTCCATAACAGCTTTACAAGCTGTTTATTATATGGTAAAGGTGTTTCTATCCATATTTATAGATATGCTGAAAAGGGTTGAAAGGTGAGATGAAATGCAGCTTGTCCAGGTTATTGCCGTCATTTTCAGTGTCAGTCTCCTCATAGGCATTGTGGACCTGATAAGGCGCGGGATGATCAAAGAGCAGTATGCCCTCCTGTGGCTGGTATCTGCCGTTATTTTATTGATACTTTCAGTGTGGAGGGGTCTTCTGGATAAGATTGCCCTTGCGATGGGTATCGCATATCCGCCGTCCTTTATTTTTTTGGTTGCATTCTTGTTTCTTCTCCTGATAGTGCTGCATTTTTCGGTTATTATTTCAGATTTTAGTGAAAAAAATAAGAGGCTTAGTCAGGAGGTTGCGATACTTAAGACGATGTTTGAACAATATAAAAAAGGGGAAAAGAAATGAATCTTGAAAAGATATTTGAAAGCAAAAATTTTCATCTTGTTGCAGGTTTATTGATTGCGATATTAACCTTTCTCGTATATTCCAATACATTTCATGCAAGTTTTCACTTTGACGACACCCCAAGCATAGTTGAAAACTATACGATACGAAACTTAAATAATGCGCCTGGCATGTTGATCAACAATCGTGGCATAGCAACGGCTACATTTGCCATAAATTATGCTATAGGCGGGCTCAATGTCGTCGGATACCATATCGTAAATCTTGCTATACATATAACAAACAGCATATTTGTCTATTTTTTGATTTTCCTTACCCTTACCCGTATTGACAGCCTTAAGGATCGGGCAAAAAAGATAGCTGTCTATACTGCTTTGCTCTTTGCCGCGCACCCCATTCAGACTCAGGCTGTAACATATATTGTCCAGAGGATGGAGATACTTGCATCCATGTTCATGCTCATTGGTCTTTTGGTTTTTATAAAAAGCGCTGAGACATCGAAGACATCTGCAAGGGTACTGCTTTACGGAGCTGTGGCTGTCTCTTATTGGCTTGGTTTCCACTCCAAAGAAATAGCTATAACCCTTCCTGCAGTTTTATTTCTTTATGATTATTGTTTTCTTTCCAGCAGCGGCAATCAGAAAGTAACAGCAAGACTGCCGTTATATCTTGTCCTGATTGCAATGCTGGCATTTTTTGCAACAAGGACGCTCACAGGCCTTCAGGAAACGCCGGGCGGCTCAGCAGGGTTCAATGTTCAGAGCATAACGGCAAAGGAATATCTATTAACACAGTTCAATGTGCTTATATATTATATTACCCTCCTCTTTGTGCCGATAAATCAGAACCTTGATTATGATTTTCCCGTGTCAAAAGGACTCTTTGAGGTTCCGCTTGTAAAGGAGGGCACAGTATTAAATATCCCTATTCCGCCGCCCATTGTATCCCTTATAATGTTATCAGCCATAATTGGGATTGCCTTTTATCTTTTTACATCCCGCGCATCGCGTATTACCAATCACGGCCGGTTGGCCGCCTTTTCTATTTTATGGTTTTTTATCATCCTGTCTCCCACATCCAGCTTTATACCTATAATAGATGTCATGTTTGAGCACAGGCTTTATCTTGCCTCTGCCGGATTTTTCCTGCTGTTCAGCCTTGCCTTTGACCGGATATTTGAGTATGCGGGAAAAAGAAAAGGATAAAATCAAATGAATTTTATATGCCCCTATTAAGGCTCATAATATTTGCTGCCCTGCTGAGTATCCTTTCCATTGTAACAATCAAGAGAAACCATATCTGGCAAAATGACATCGCCTTATGGTCGGATGTGGCGAGAAAATCGCCAGGCATTGCGCGTCCCCACAACAACATGGGGAGCGCCATGGTAAATGCCGGGCGCTGCGATGATGCCATGCCTTCGCTTTTGCTTTCTATAAAGGCTGACCCCTGGTATATAGAGCCGCATTCTAATATTGCCATGTGTTATATCAAAAAAGGCCGTTTTGACGATGCCATACCAAAGTTTGAAGAGGTGCTCCGCATAAACGCAGTCTTAAAAAAAGGGCACTACGGCGTCCAGGCGGCGTCAAAATTAGACTTACAGGCCCATTCAAACCTTGGCAATATATACAATATAAAGGGTATGACAGATAAGGCGATATTCCATTATAAGGAGGCATTAAACATAAATCCAAAAGATACCTCAACCCGTTTCAACCTAGCCATGACATACGAGGCAATTGGGATGTTAAAAGAGGCTATGGCAGAATTTGAAGAGGTCTTA
This region of Deltaproteobacteria bacterium genomic DNA includes:
- a CDS encoding alpha/beta fold hydrolase, producing MPVSSKNCSPFTAHSSLLFIHGWATDSRIWQHQVKEFSKDYEVIAVELPGHSEKDVWSESTLRPAVEKVLLSTVHCPLSTGFIGIGWSLGGQALLEAALNSPDLFKGIILVATSPCFVEKKDFQWGQPQVVARRMLKDLKKDFTKIMERFYPLNFTEEEIATDNAKWFLSYYKEKSSAVFHHDSVAKGLEALFSFDIRKSLNSIKVPVLIIQGSEDNVCPSGASTYLAKNISNAKIEIISAGHVPFLTRRKEFNKIVRGFIETL
- the bioC gene encoding malonyl-ACP O-methyltransferase BioC: MITTEIDKHKIRLSFSKAALCYDIFASFQKQAARELVNKLSAISCQPSAMNILDIGCGTGFLTYSLAKMLPKANIFGCDIAYPMLKMTNAKHKGKKIHLLTADGEILPCKNEAFDMVASNLTYQWLPDLYTAFLEAHRVLRPGGIFIFSTLGPETLKELRYCYAEASAKFNKDGLPPFIGFLDKQMLQSALENTGFKNISIKKANIIKAYPDMLALLRAMKSIGAGNPFKEGDKSLARGSLLKQMAEVYEKEFSGQGSGVGIYATYEVMFVYGEK
- a CDS encoding glycosyltransferase family 2 protein, producing MRNKVLIIIPAYNEAESIEGVISAVKKELPDAGIVVINDGSMDTTSYIAKGLGVTVVDLPYNMGIGAAMQTGYRYAALNDYDIAVQVDGDGQHPPDQITYLIRLISEGKADMVIGSRFLEKWEYHPSFARNIGIKIFSTVISLITGQRITDTTSGFRAVNKGAIEFFTLNYPDDYPEVEAIALLYKAGFSITETSVRMKERTGGKSSITALQAVYYMVKVFLSIFIDMLKRVER
- a CDS encoding DUF2304 domain-containing protein; protein product: MQLVQVIAVIFSVSLLIGIVDLIRRGMIKEQYALLWLVSAVILLILSVWRGLLDKIALAMGIAYPPSFIFLVAFLFLLLIVLHFSVIISDFSEKNKRLSQEVAILKTMFEQYKKGEKK
- a CDS encoding tetratricopeptide repeat protein, whose amino-acid sequence is MPLLRLIIFAALLSILSIVTIKRNHIWQNDIALWSDVARKSPGIARPHNNMGSAMVNAGRCDDAMPSLLLSIKADPWYIEPHSNIAMCYIKKGRFDDAIPKFEEVLRINAVLKKGHYGVQAASKLDLQAHSNLGNIYNIKGMTDKAIFHYKEALNINPKDTSTRFNLAMTYEAIGMLKEAMAEFEEVLKTDPTDEGARRGVERLARLLH